In the genome of Euleptes europaea isolate rEulEur1 chromosome 7, rEulEur1.hap1, whole genome shotgun sequence, one region contains:
- the C7H11orf68 gene encoding UPF0696 protein C11orf68 homolog — MSTQDDEAGKDGAFGAEHLAAESMAADMDPWVVFDARKTPRAEFEEWLQTYQPSRVSRFGDPERNADPVGWIAVYGPSFCPESGDVVGLQEDWERLQASGRHITFDTIKELALNRRVLTGKWLMHLDSGFKVDHAWCGIAHAVLDGRIGVAKASPCCPESERKQVICIYTDDFTNEEQVLSADAIIRSTGIKCLLSYKPDVYTYLGIYRDNRWHLCPTIYESKFDLECIPRRSRIINKVNNMEVT, encoded by the coding sequence ATGTCCACCCAGGATGATGAAGCAGGAAAGGATGGGGCCTTTGGAGCAGAGCATCTGGCAGCTGAATCCATGGCAGCAGACATGGATCCCTGGGTGGTCTTTGATGCCCGGAAGACCCCACGGGCTGAATTTGAGGAATGGCTGCAAACCTACCAGCCATCCCGGGTCTCTCGCTTTGGCGATCCAGAGCGCAACGCAGACCCTGTGGGTTGGATTGCAGTCTATGGGCCTAGTTTCTGTCCTGAAAGTGGGGATGTGGTAGGGTTGCAGGAGGACTGGGAGCGGCTGCAGGCGAGCGGGCGCCACATCACCTTTGATACCATCAAAGAGCTGGCCCTCAACCGGCGCGTGCTGACAGGGAAGTGGTTGATGCATCTGGACAGCGGCTTCAAGGTCGATCATGCCTGGTGCGGCATTGCCCATGCTGTGCTGGACGGACGCATCGGCGTGGCAAAGGCCAGCCCCTGCTGCCCTGAGTCGGAGCGCAAGCAGGTCATCTGCATCTACACGGATGACTTCACCAACGAGGAGCAGGTGCTGAGCGCGGATGCCATCATCCGTTCCACGGGCATCAAGTGCTTATTGTCCTACAAGCCTGATGTTTATACTTACCTGGGCATCTATCGTGACAACCGCTGGCACCTCTGCCCCACCATCTATGAGAGCAAGTTCGACCTCGAATGTATCCCCCGCCGCTCCCGCATCATCAATAAAGTGAACAACATGGAAGTAACTTAA